TCCTGCCCGGTGGCCATCTGCCAGCCGGAGAGATTGATCTGCAGCGCGTCGAGCTGTGCGGCCTGATCGGGCTCAAAGGCCATCCACCACAGATTGCGGGAAGATTTTAGTGTATTGTAGAAATCCGGCCACTCGGCATACGGAACCTTGATCAGGCAGGTTATGTCGGGTTGGACCAGTTGTGTGCTGAAAATGTTGTCGCGCCATGTCCAGTTCTCCGTGCGGACGGTCTCCTCCGCCTGATCGGTCCAGTCAACAACCGGGCGTGCGGGGAGGCGGAGGACCTCGATCTGCGCTTCAAGGTTGTCGGCAAAGATGTTGTCCTCCAGCAAGCCGTTGCGAGCGTTGGCGAGGATGAGCCCGACTCCGTTGCGGACAAACTGGTTGCCTCTGATAACAAACGGCCCCTGACTGGCGCTCAGCTTGAGGCCGCCGGGCCAGTTATCCTCGAAAAGCGAATCCACGATGCGGATGCCCCGGTTGTTGTAGTCGAGCCAGAGGCCGGGGGCGAAGTTGACGGAGGCTTCGAGATGACTTATCAGTCCCCGGTGGGCGTTACTGAGCAGCAGTCCGGCCCGGTTCCACAGGTAGGGTGGGTTGTTCTGTTGCTCATTCCAGAACGAACGCTGATTGCTGCCATTGACCGCGCAGTCCTCGATGCGAAAGTTCAGCAAACGCGAGGCGGAGATGCCGCTACCGCCGTTGCCGCGGGTGTGGACGCGGCGCAGAGTGACAGCCTCGCTTACGGGTTGGAGCTTACGCTGGACGTTGATGTCGATGCCGCTTCCGCCGTTTCCGCTGACATAGACATCCTCGATTAAGACATTGCGGCAGCTGTCCAGATGCAGGCCGTTTTGCACGGAGTTGACCAGAGAGAGGTTGCGCAGGACGAGGTTGGGCTTATCGACGATGTAGAGACAGGCGCTGGCGTTTTTGCGGCCAGGGTTGAGGTTTGTCGAGGCCTCGATCACGGTGTCATCGGGTGTTTCGCCCTCAGGGAGGCAGACGAGCACATAGCCGTCGGAGCGGTCGCGCAGGTAACCGTCACTCACATAAAAGCTCCCAATCTCTCCGAAAATGGCGAGATTCTCCGGCTTTTCGACCATCACCAGTGGGGCTCCCAAAAGGCCTCCGGCGAAAAGTCGCTCGCGACGTCGCACGATATACGGCGGATATCCGACTCCCTCCGGGTCGCGGGCGCGGCTGTTGACGATGCCCGAGGGGCGGCTTTCCTTGCCCCACTTGTTAATCGCCGTGACGTAGTAGGTGTAGCTGTTGTTCTCGAAGGCCGTGGAGGGCTCCAGATCGGTGTCTTCCCAGGTGGTTTCGCGGACCTCGTCGGCGACGAGCTCGTAGTCCTGCCCCGTTCGTCCGACCCGCTGACGGTAAATGCGGTAGCAGGCGGTAGGGTCGCTTCCCTCACCGGGAGGCTCCCAGCTCAGGGCAACACTGTGGGCACGGCTTTGGGACACGAGGCGTTGCGGGGCCAGAGGGCCCTGGCTGCTGGACCAGCTCTGGTCCAGTGTGAAATCGCCCCAGTCGTGGGTCCAGGAGTGGCGCCAGATGTTTTTCTCTTTATCGACGAGTGACCAGTGGCTGGTAAGGGGCTCGCTGCCGGTGATAATGGTGTAGAGGGCGGAGTCCCCCTCGATCACCAGCAGAGCGCCGAGCGAGTTACCGGGGATGGTGATCGACTCGCGATAAATAGACGGGGTGATGCCGATACGCACCGGGATGTCACGCTCCAGATACTGCATGGCGGCGTTGACGGCGTCCTGGATGGTCTTGAACGGTGCGTCGGTCGGATCGGCTCCCTCCGGCAGGATGTAGGTCGGGTCCACCCGCAGGTAAATCTGCTCGACGGATTCGTCGATAGATGCGCCGGTGGGGGGCGTGTTTACATCGACTTCTGACGGCGGGGAGGCATTCGCCAGCGACAGCAGTGAGAGAGAGACAGAAAGACTGAGCGTAAGCGCACGGCGCATCTTGTTATAGCGGACGATATTGGCCGATACTTAACAAGCTTTTTGTCGCGTATGAAGCGCGCT
This genomic interval from Ruficoccus sp. ZRK36 contains the following:
- a CDS encoding right-handed parallel beta-helix repeat-containing protein; this encodes MRRALTLSLSVSLSLLSLANASPPSEVDVNTPPTGASIDESVEQIYLRVDPTYILPEGADPTDAPFKTIQDAVNAAMQYLERDIPVRIGITPSIYRESITIPGNSLGALLVIEGDSALYTIITGSEPLTSHWSLVDKEKNIWRHSWTHDWGDFTLDQSWSSSQGPLAPQRLVSQSRAHSVALSWEPPGEGSDPTACYRIYRQRVGRTGQDYELVADEVRETTWEDTDLEPSTAFENNSYTYYVTAINKWGKESRPSGIVNSRARDPEGVGYPPYIVRRRERLFAGGLLGAPLVMVEKPENLAIFGEIGSFYVSDGYLRDRSDGYVLVCLPEGETPDDTVIEASTNLNPGRKNASACLYIVDKPNLVLRNLSLVNSVQNGLHLDSCRNVLIEDVYVSGNGGSGIDINVQRKLQPVSEAVTLRRVHTRGNGGSGISASRLLNFRIEDCAVNGSNQRSFWNEQQNNPPYLWNRAGLLLSNAHRGLISHLEASVNFAPGLWLDYNNRGIRIVDSLFEDNWPGGLKLSASQGPFVIRGNQFVRNGVGLILANARNGLLEDNIFADNLEAQIEVLRLPARPVVDWTDQAEETVRTENWTWRDNIFSTQLVQPDITCLIKVPYAEWPDFYNTLKSSRNLWWMAFEPDQAAQLDALQINLSGWQMATGQDLDSRFADPKLTRNKDTRRYEPEPDSPVHDRANWTAIELPEDHREQFEAAHPQPHPDTLDSDK